AGACCTTGAGCCCGGCCTTCTTCAGCCCCATCACCAGGCCCTCGTCGGATTCGCCGCGGATCCCCTCGGCGAAGACGCCGTATTCGAGCGCCTCGTCACCCGGCTTCAGGTGCCCGGCCTTGACCATCGCCGCCGCGGTGGTCTCGCCGCCCTGCACGAGATAGGTGCCGACATAGCCGAACCCGTTGGTCCGGTATTTCGCCTCGAGCTTGGGCAGCGGCACGTTCCCGGCGGTGACCACCATGCCCTGGGCCTCGGCCTTGCTCACCAGCGGCGCGAAGGCGGCGTTGCCCGGATGGCCCATGATCTCGGCGCATTGCGGCCCGGCGGCGATGGCCTGGCGGAACTGCTCGATCATCTTTTCCGGCTGCCAGTCGGAATATTGCGAGATCAGCCGCACGCCGAGCGCCTTGGCCGCCGCCTTGGCGCCGAGTTCGCGCGGCAGCGTCGAGGCGTCGCCGGGGCTGCCGCCCATCTGGAAATACATGGTCAGCCCGGCGCCGAGCTTGTGCTGCGGGGCCGCGGCGGCCGTGCCGCAGAACAGCGCCGCCGCGATGGCGGCCGCCGAAGCGAAGGACATCCTGAGTTTCATCCCGTCTCTCCCTTTGTTTGCCTTGAGGTGCCCGTCATGCCGGCGGGCTTTACTCGCGTTGCATCAGTCGTCGCTGCAGAGCCTTCACCCTCGCCGGGTCGCCGAGACCGGTGTGCAGCACCACCGCGGCGACGAACACGAGGCCGACGATCACCTCGACCCAGAACCCCGAAACCCCGGTCGCGACGATCCCGGCATCGAGCATGCCGATGATCATGGCGCCGAAGAAACTGCCGACCACGGTGGCCGATCCGCCGAACACCGAGGAACCGCCGATGAACACGGCGGCGAGCGCCGAGAGCAGCAGCCCCTGGCCCTGCGTCGAGAAATAGCTGAGATTGGCGACGGTCATCAGGAAGCTCGCGAAGCCGGCGAGCGCGCCCATCAGGGTGAACAGCTTGA
This genomic interval from Acidiphilium multivorum AIU301 contains the following:
- a CDS encoding substrate-binding domain-containing protein — encoded protein: MKLRMSFASAAAIAAALFCGTAAAAPQHKLGAGLTMYFQMGGSPGDASTLPRELGAKAAAKALGVRLISQYSDWQPEKMIEQFRQAIAAGPQCAEIMGHPGNAAFAPLVSKAEAQGMVVTAGNVPLPKLEAKYRTNGFGYVGTYLVQGGETTAAAMVKAGHLKPGDEALEYGVFAEGIRGESDEGLVMGLKKAGLKVYKLNISNAVNADPALSVPILVAFIERHPKLKAIGTQQGLVTSFIPKALQEAGKKPGQIVVGGIDLAPTTIAGVKSGYIAATLNQQLYMQGFLPVVQCVLTKRFDLEGMNVNTAAGTDDKALLDKIEPLIKKGYY